CTAATCCTCCATGTAAAGGATTTACTTTTCCATTTAAAGAAAGTAACATTGTTTGTGGAGCTACATCATTTTCTTCTCCATCAATAGTTTCAGAAAAACCAAGCCACTGCTGTCTGTAAAACATTTTAGCACATATTGCCTGTTTAATACCGGCATATCCAGGGTTTACAGCCATGTGATTAAACATGTTTTGCGTAAACTGTGGATCCTGTTGTGCTTTTACTGCACTAACTCCAAAAGCTAAAACTAACAGGAAAAGTACATTTTTCCTCATATTTTAAAAATTTATATTAATTATTATTAAAAAATCGCATAAAGTAACGAAGTTTTTTTTAAATGAACAAACTTTTGTTAATTTTTTTTCATTTTTATTCACAAATTTATAAAAACTTTGATACAAAGTTAATAAAAAATAAATGCAACTGACATTTTTTTACATAAATTTTTGAAAAGTTTGCCACCATCTATCTGGAATATTTTCTTTCATTGCCTCTTCATAGTCTTTATAAGAACACGGAACCATGTAATGCCTTTCAAATTTTGAGAATAAATTTTTCGGGCAAGGCACTTCCATCCACCATTTTTCTGTAATAGGATTTTTATAAAAAGTTATATCCGATTTTATTTCGTGCATGGAAACAATGTATTTTATCATATTCGATTTATCAATATGAGGATTTTTTCCTGTTCTTGTAGAAAACCCTTCAATAAAATACCAAATCATTTGAGCAACTAAACGAACTGAAATATTATTAATATCAAATGCTGGAGCTAATTCATAAAGTCCAAGCGAAGATATTTTTTCACTTTTTCCAGCATATCTCATTATTTGACAAGCATCTTCGCCACTAAATCCGTTTGGAGAATTAAATGTGGCTGCAGGGCAATCGCTCATTCTAATCGAAGACATATCAAAAGATAAAACATCTGCATTTCTAACAATAGGTTCTATTTCTGCAAGATTAGATTTTGCTACACCAAGCCTTGTTGCATCAAAAAATAATTTTTTTATTAGCGAAACCACCTCTGTATCAACAAAATAAGACTGGTAACCAATGTTTGAAAAGTTGAAAAGATAATTAGGATTTCTAAAAATTATATTATTTAACCATGTGTTATTATTGATACTTTCATCTGGTTTGCCAATATCTATGCGTGGGTCAATGGAAAGAATATTAATAATTCTATCACTTTTTTCATAGCTCAAATAATTAGCATAGGTTAAATCTTGACTTCCCCCTATAATAAAAGGTATTATTTTTTTTTCAATAAATTTTGCCAATATTGAACCTACAGCCTCGTATGTATCATTAACAGAAAGCCCTGTTTTAAGATTTCCTATATCAGCAATTTTAATGTTTGGAAAATGGTTGTACAAATTGTAAAAGAAAGGTCTAACGGCATCTGCAAAGAAAGATGAATCCTTTTCCGAAACTGAATTTCTATTTTCAGGAACGCCCAAAATAACTATTTGACAATTACAAACATCAGGGAATTCGTTTTTAAAATGGAAATCCACACTGCTTCCAATTTGTCCGTTTTCAAATTCTTTACTGAACAATTCTTTGTTTACGGGTTCAAAATATAGGTGCAGATCTTTCATTATTTTTTTGTGGTTTTTTTAGTTGTTGTTTTTTTGGTTGTTTCTTTTTTTGCAGCAGATTTTTTGGTAGTAGATTTTGTAGTTTTTTTAGTATCTGCTTTTTCCTTTTCTACTGTTTTTTCTTTTGCTGCAACCTTTTTCTTAGAGCTTTTAGCCAAATTTTCTTCTATTATTTCTTTAATTTCTTCGATAGAAATTTCGTCGTATTTTTTCTTACTACCTAATGGATAATTTTTTCCTTCAAATTTAATATATGGTCCAAAACGACCTTTAAGTATAAATAGTTCTGGCTCTTCTGCAAAAGTTTTTAAGATACTATTTTTATCTTTTTCTTTTTTATTAGCAATAATTTCAAGAGCTTTTTTTAAATCAACATGAATTGGGTTAATATCTTTAGGAATAGAATAAAATTTTCCATCGAAGCGAACATAAGGTCCAAAGCGACCAACAGAAACAACAAGTTCTTTTCCTTCGGACTCGCCAATTTTTTTAGGAAATTTAAACAAGTCTAAAGCCTGCTCCAATGTAATATTTTCAATTGTTTGCCCGTATAATAAACCTGCAAATTTAGGTTTTTCCTCATCAGTTGATTCACCAATTTGAACCATAGGTCCGTAAGGTCCTAATTTTGAATAAACATTTTTTCCAGAATCAGGATCGACGCCTAAAAGCCTTTCTCCATGATATTTTCCGGTAGTTTTATCAATTTTCTGAACTTGCGGGTCGAAATTTTTATAAAATTTAGCTATAGGATCATTCCATTTCTTTTTTCCATCAGCAATTTCATCAAAATCTTTTTCCAAAGTAGCAGTAAAATTGTAATCAACAATATTTTGGAAATGCTCCATTAAAAACTTTGTAACAATGATGCCGAGGTCTGTAGGAAATAGTTTATTTTTTTCGCTACCATATTTTTCAGTTTCAATATTTCTCTTTATAGTTTGCTTGTCTAAAACTAATTGAATTACTTTTCTTTCTTTAGCAGACCTGTTTTCCTTTAGCACATATTTCCTGTTTTGAATAGTGGAAATGGTTGGAGCATAAGTACTTGGTCTTCCAATGCCAAGATCTTCAAGTTTTTTCACTAACGAAGCTTCGCTATATCTTGGAGGATATTGAGCATATTTCTGATTTGCAACGATCTGTTTTGGATCAAGTTTTTGTTTTTCTTTTAGTTTTGGCAATTGTCCTTTATCTTGTGAACCAGTGTCATCGTCATGTGATTCTTCATAAATTTTAAGGAATCCGTCAAAAATAATTACTTCGCCTTTTGCTATGAAATATTGTGCTACATCAGAAATGTCAATTTTAACGTTAGTTCTTTCAATAACGGCTTCAGCCATTTGCGAAGCTATTGTTCTTTTCCAAATGAGGTCATACAGCTTTTTCTGTGCAGCAGAACCTTCAATTTGCCTATTAGAAGCGTATGTTGGTCTGATAGCTTCGTGAGCTTCTTGAGCGCCTTTTGTTTTTGTTGCAAATTGTCTTGGTTTTGAATATTCTTTACCAAAAAGATTTTCTATTTCTTTTTTAAAACTATCAATTGCTAATTTAGACAAGTTTACGCTATCAGTACGCATATAGGTAATTAATCCCATTTCGTAAAGCTGCTGTGCAATTGTCATTGTTTGCGAAACAGAAAACCCAAGTTTTCTAGAAGCTTCTTGCTGTAATGTTGAAGTAGTAAACGGAGGAGCTGGATTTCTGGAACCCGGCTTCACTTCTATTTTCCCAACAGAATAAGAGCTACTCTTAATTGAATCTAAAAATATCATGGCATCTCTTTCTGAATCGAAGCGTTCGTTTAATTCAGCCGAAACAATATCTTTATTTGAAAGAAATTGTCCGTTAACTCTAAATTCAAAGACGCTTTGGAAATTATTTATTTCTTCTTCACGCTCTACTATTAATCTTACAGCAACGGACTGCACTCTACCTGCAGAAAGAGCAGGTTTTATTTTTCGCCAGAGCAAAGGAGACAAGCGATAGCCAACGATGCGATCTAAAACACGTCTTGCCTGCTGAGCATTAACAAGATCATAATTTATAGTTCTTGGATTTTCAATTGCTTCTAAAATTGCTGTTTTTGTTATCTCATGAAAAACGATGCGCTTTGTTTTTTCCTCATCTAAACCCAATGTTTCAAACAAATGCCACGCAATTGCTTCTCCTTCACGGTCTTCATCAGTTGCAAGCCATACTTTATCAGCTTTTTTGCTAACTGACTTCAGTTCGCTTATTACTTTTTGCTTATCTGGCATTACCACATAATTAGGCTTAAAGCCAGCGTCAATGTCTATGCTCATTTCTTCCTTTGGCAAATCACGAACATGCCCAAAGCTTGATAAAACCTGAAAATCTTTCCCCAAATACTTTTCTATTGTTTTTGCTTTTGCTGGGGACTCTACAATCACTAAATTTTTACTCATTAACAAAAATTTTCCACAAAATAATGAAATAATATGGGATAAAAACAAAAAAAAATTAAAGAAAATTGCTATTTCGTTTATTTACAAGCTGTTACAAGTCATTATTTATTTTTACTAAAAATTTATTTGCAATTAATATTTTCTAGTAAATGGGTATTTTAATACTATAATAAAATGAGCCCATAATGTTTGAAAAAGTCCAAAATGTTTTTTCATTATTATAAATCTTTCCCTCCATGATTTTTTTCTTTTTTGAGCAGACAAACCCGCAATCATGAATTTGGAAATATAATTGTTTATAAAATAATTTTTTCTAGATTTTTCAATTACCTTTATAGTCCAGTCGTAATCAGCAGAGATTTTATACTTCAAATCATAAAGTGGCGCAATTTTCTTTCGAGCTAAAATGGACTGATGGCAAACTACTAAGCCATTTAAAAAACTTTTTTTATTTAGATTAGCGGGGGCAATTTTATGCCTTTCCCCCAATCCTTCGTCATTTAAATCTATCATTAAAGATTGCCCGTAAACCACATCTATAGATAAATCTGCGTTAATAGCTTCTTCTATTTTTTGCGCTGTCAGTTCATCAAAAATCTTGTCTCCAGCATTCATAAACCAAAGAAAATCCCCATTGGCAAAATTTATTCCTTTGTTCATAGCGTCATAAAGTCCTTTGTCGGGTTCACTAATCCAATGGAAATCAGCAGGTTTTACGGCTGGATAAAGTCCATTATTTATATCTTTTTCATATTTTTTTATAATGTCAATAGTTCCATCATTTGAGTTTCCGTCAACAATGATGTATTCGATATTACAATTTTTTTGTGTTACGATGCTTAAAATAGTTTTTTCTAAAACGCTTTCTGCGTTGTAAGTAATGGTTATAACGGATATTTTAGCCATTTATAGATTTTTTATACCATGAATAAACCTTTTCAATTCCGTCAACAAGATTAGTTTTATGTTTCCATCCCAAAGCATTGATGCGAGAAACGTCTAGCAATTTTCGTGGAGTCCCGTCAGGTTTGCTTTTGTCATAAACAATGTTTCCATTAAAGCCAACTACTGATTTTATAGTTTGAGCCAAGTCTGCAATAGAAATATCCTCACCAGTACCAACATTTATATGCATTTCGTCAGAATATTTCTTCATCAACACTAATAAAGCGTCGGCTAAGTCGTCAACAAAAAGAAATTCTCTAAGCGGAGTTCCTGTTCCCCAAATAACAACTTCATTTTTAGACTCCATCTTAGCTTCGTGGAATTTTCTAATCATGGCAGGCAATACA
The window above is part of the Bacteroidales bacterium genome. Proteins encoded here:
- the topA gene encoding type I DNA topoisomerase; protein product: MSKNLVIVESPAKAKTIEKYLGKDFQVLSSFGHVRDLPKEEMSIDIDAGFKPNYVVMPDKQKVISELKSVSKKADKVWLATDEDREGEAIAWHLFETLGLDEEKTKRIVFHEITKTAILEAIENPRTINYDLVNAQQARRVLDRIVGYRLSPLLWRKIKPALSAGRVQSVAVRLIVEREEEINNFQSVFEFRVNGQFLSNKDIVSAELNERFDSERDAMIFLDSIKSSSYSVGKIEVKPGSRNPAPPFTTSTLQQEASRKLGFSVSQTMTIAQQLYEMGLITYMRTDSVNLSKLAIDSFKKEIENLFGKEYSKPRQFATKTKGAQEAHEAIRPTYASNRQIEGSAAQKKLYDLIWKRTIASQMAEAVIERTNVKIDISDVAQYFIAKGEVIIFDGFLKIYEESHDDDTGSQDKGQLPKLKEKQKLDPKQIVANQKYAQYPPRYSEASLVKKLEDLGIGRPSTYAPTISTIQNRKYVLKENRSAKERKVIQLVLDKQTIKRNIETEKYGSEKNKLFPTDLGIIVTKFLMEHFQNIVDYNFTATLEKDFDEIADGKKKWNDPIAKFYKNFDPQVQKIDKTTGKYHGERLLGVDPDSGKNVYSKLGPYGPMVQIGESTDEEKPKFAGLLYGQTIENITLEQALDLFKFPKKIGESEGKELVVSVGRFGPYVRFDGKFYSIPKDINPIHVDLKKALEIIANKKEKDKNSILKTFAEEPELFILKGRFGPYIKFEGKNYPLGSKKKYDEISIEEIKEIIEENLAKSSKKKVAAKEKTVEKEKADTKKTTKSTTKKSAAKKETTKKTTTKKTTKK
- a CDS encoding glycosyltransferase; this translates as MAKISVITITYNAESVLEKTILSIVTQKNCNIEYIIVDGNSNDGTIDIIKKYEKDINNGLYPAVKPADFHWISEPDKGLYDAMNKGINFANGDFLWFMNAGDKIFDELTAQKIEEAINADLSIDVVYGQSLMIDLNDEGLGERHKIAPANLNKKSFLNGLVVCHQSILARKKIAPLYDLKYKISADYDWTIKVIEKSRKNYFINNYISKFMIAGLSAQKRKKSWRERFIIMKKHFGLFQTLWAHFIIVLKYPFTRKY
- a CDS encoding formimidoylglutamase, with translation MKDLHLYFEPVNKELFSKEFENGQIGSSVDFHFKNEFPDVCNCQIVILGVPENRNSVSEKDSSFFADAVRPFFYNLYNHFPNIKIADIGNLKTGLSVNDTYEAVGSILAKFIEKKIIPFIIGGSQDLTYANYLSYEKSDRIINILSIDPRIDIGKPDESINNNTWLNNIIFRNPNYLFNFSNIGYQSYFVDTEVVSLIKKLFFDATRLGVAKSNLAEIEPIVRNADVLSFDMSSIRMSDCPAATFNSPNGFSGEDACQIMRYAGKSEKISSLGLYELAPAFDINNISVRLVAQMIWYFIEGFSTRTGKNPHIDKSNMIKYIVSMHEIKSDITFYKNPITEKWWMEVPCPKNLFSKFERHYMVPCSYKDYEEAMKENIPDRWWQTFQKFM